In a single window of the Amycolatopsis sp. cg5 genome:
- a CDS encoding acetylornithine transaminase codes for MIESNVDGQAHWKSALMDNYGTPQLTLVRGEGALVWDADGKSYVDLVGGIATNALGQAHPAVVKAVSEQIAKFGHVSNLYVNPVAVELAEALVDVAGLAGNAKVLFVNSGAEANEAALKISRLTGRTKIIAFDGAFHGRTMGALTLTGQPGKRDPFKPLVPGVTHLPFGDVEALKAAVDDETAAVIIEPILGEGGVIPAPDGFLQAARDITKDKGALLILDEVQTGIGRLGTWFAFQQAGIVPDVFTLAKGLGGGLPLGATIGVGAAADLMKPGHHGTTFGGNPVCCAAGLAVIKTIIKDDLLDHVSALGKDIAARAEQFPLVSGVRGAGLLIGIGLRKPVSATVAQAMQEAGYLVNPIQPDTIRLAPPLTLTAEQADGFLDALETTTKDL; via the coding sequence ATGATCGAGTCCAATGTAGACGGCCAGGCGCACTGGAAGTCCGCGCTGATGGACAACTACGGCACCCCGCAGCTGACCCTCGTCCGAGGTGAGGGTGCACTGGTGTGGGACGCCGACGGCAAGTCCTATGTGGACCTGGTGGGCGGCATCGCCACCAACGCGCTCGGCCAGGCACACCCCGCGGTCGTCAAGGCGGTCAGCGAGCAGATCGCCAAGTTCGGGCACGTCTCGAACCTGTACGTGAACCCGGTCGCGGTCGAACTCGCCGAGGCGCTGGTCGACGTCGCGGGCCTCGCGGGCAACGCCAAGGTCCTGTTCGTGAACTCCGGTGCGGAGGCCAACGAAGCCGCGCTGAAGATCAGCAGGCTCACCGGCCGCACCAAGATCATCGCCTTCGACGGGGCCTTCCACGGCCGCACGATGGGCGCGCTGACGCTCACCGGCCAGCCCGGCAAGCGCGACCCGTTCAAGCCGCTGGTCCCGGGCGTCACGCACCTGCCGTTCGGCGATGTCGAAGCACTGAAAGCCGCCGTCGACGATGAAACCGCGGCCGTCATCATCGAGCCGATCCTCGGCGAGGGCGGGGTCATCCCGGCGCCCGACGGTTTCCTGCAGGCCGCCCGTGACATCACCAAGGACAAGGGCGCGCTGCTGATCCTCGACGAGGTGCAGACCGGCATCGGACGGCTCGGCACCTGGTTCGCCTTCCAGCAGGCCGGTATCGTCCCCGACGTCTTCACGCTGGCCAAGGGCCTCGGCGGCGGGCTCCCGCTCGGCGCGACCATCGGCGTCGGCGCGGCGGCCGACCTGATGAAGCCCGGTCACCACGGCACCACGTTCGGCGGCAACCCGGTGTGCTGCGCGGCCGGTCTCGCGGTCATCAAGACCATCATCAAAGACGATCTGCTCGACCACGTTTCCGCGCTGGGCAAGGACATCGCGGCCCGCGCCGAGCAGTTCCCGCTGGTGAGCGGCGTCCGCGGCGCCGGACTGCTGATCGGCATCGGCCTGCGCAAGCCCGTCTCCGCCACCGTCGCCCAGGCGATGCAGGAGGCCGGTTACCTCGTCAACCCGATCCAACCCGACACGATCCGGCTGGCACCCCCGCTGACCCTCACCGCCGAGCAGGCCGACGGCTTCCTCGACGCGCTCGAAACCACCACAAAGGACCTTTGA
- the argF gene encoding ornithine carbamoyltransferase: MPRHFLRDDDLTPQEQADILDLADKLKAEPHSSQALKGKSIAAIFEKNSTRTRLSFDVGIHQLGGHPIIVDGRAMQLGREETIEDTSRVLSRYVDAVVWRTFAQKRMDAMASVSRIPVINALTDEFHPCQVLTDLQTIRERKGKLAGVTVTYLGDGANNMAHSFLLGGATAGMNVRVVSPEGFQPDQGVTLDAKKRAAETGGSITSFTDPHAAVDGADVLVTDTWTSMGQENDGLDRVGPFRQLQINSALLARAAEDAIVLHCLPAHRGWEITDEVIDGPASAVWDEAENRLHAQKALLVWLFQEAERR, from the coding sequence ATGCCCAGGCACTTTCTCCGTGACGACGACCTGACCCCGCAGGAGCAGGCCGACATCCTCGACCTCGCCGACAAGCTCAAGGCCGAGCCGCACAGCTCACAGGCGCTCAAGGGCAAGTCGATCGCCGCGATCTTCGAGAAGAACTCGACGCGCACCCGGCTCTCCTTCGACGTCGGCATCCACCAGCTCGGCGGGCACCCGATCATCGTCGACGGCCGCGCCATGCAGCTCGGCCGCGAGGAGACCATCGAGGACACCTCGCGCGTTCTCTCGCGCTACGTCGACGCCGTCGTCTGGCGGACGTTCGCGCAGAAGCGGATGGACGCGATGGCCTCGGTCAGCCGGATCCCGGTGATCAACGCGCTGACCGACGAGTTCCACCCCTGCCAGGTGCTCACCGACCTGCAGACCATCCGCGAACGCAAGGGCAAGCTGGCCGGCGTCACCGTCACCTACCTCGGCGACGGCGCGAACAACATGGCCCACTCGTTCCTGCTCGGCGGCGCGACCGCGGGCATGAACGTCCGCGTCGTCTCGCCGGAAGGCTTCCAGCCGGACCAGGGCGTCACGCTCGACGCGAAGAAGCGCGCGGCCGAGACCGGCGGCAGCATCACCTCCTTCACCGACCCGCACGCCGCCGTAGACGGCGCCGACGTGCTGGTCACCGACACCTGGACCTCGATGGGCCAGGAGAACGACGGCCTCGACCGGGTCGGCCCGTTCCGGCAGCTGCAGATCAACAGCGCGCTGCTGGCCCGTGCCGCCGAGGACGCCATCGTGCTGCACTGCCTGCCTGCGCACCGCGGCTGGGAGATCACCGACGAGGTCATCGACGGCCCGGCCAGCGCGGTGTGGGACGAGGCCGAAAACCGCCTGCACGCCCAGAAGGCGCTGCTCGTCTGGCTGTTCCAGGAGGCAGAACGACGATGA
- a CDS encoding arginine repressor, translating into MTRAGRQARISELVSTMAIRSQTELAKLLAAEGVEVTQATLSRDLDELGAVKLRGADSGAPIYVIPEDGSPVRGVQGGTSRLSRLLAELLVSVDSSGNLTVLRTPPGAAQFLASAIDRAALEEVVGSIAGDDTVAVIAREPLTGKDLAERFTAWANRSEHTS; encoded by the coding sequence ATGACCAGGGCTGGCAGGCAGGCGCGGATCTCAGAGCTGGTGTCCACTATGGCCATTCGAAGCCAGACGGAACTGGCGAAGCTACTCGCCGCCGAAGGAGTCGAGGTCACGCAGGCGACTTTGTCGCGTGACCTCGACGAACTCGGCGCGGTCAAGCTACGAGGCGCGGACTCGGGCGCTCCGATCTACGTGATCCCGGAGGACGGCAGCCCGGTCCGCGGTGTCCAGGGCGGCACCTCGCGGCTGTCCCGCCTGCTCGCCGAACTGCTCGTCTCCGTCGATTCGTCTGGCAATCTGACGGTACTGCGCACCCCGCCGGGCGCGGCGCAGTTCCTGGCCAGCGCCATCGACAGGGCGGCACTGGAAGAGGTCGTCGGCTCCATCGCGGGCGACGACACGGTCGCGGTCATCGCCAGAGAGCCGTTGACCGGCAAGGATCTGGCTGAACGGTTCACCGCGTGGGCGAACCGGTCCGAACACACTTCTTGA